A window of the Pyrodictium abyssi genome harbors these coding sequences:
- a CDS encoding AbrB/MazE/SpoVT family DNA-binding domain-containing protein codes for MQGSGIVFRVKLSRKGAVYLPRDVLRRLGLREGDELVLRLEDGRIVLMPVYDPLELALRGPKYGRVTVEELEG; via the coding sequence ATGCAGGGTAGTGGTATAGTATTCCGGGTGAAGCTGTCAAGGAAGGGTGCTGTTTACCTGCCTCGTGACGTGCTTAGGCGTCTCGGCCTCCGTGAGGGCGACGAGCTGGTGCTCCGTCTCGAGGATGGGCGTATAGTGTTGATGCCGGTTTACGACCCTCTAGAGCTCGCCCTAAGGGGGCCAAAGTATGGCCGCGTAACGGTAGAGGAGCTAGAGGGGTAG